One stretch of Ornithinimicrobium ciconiae DNA includes these proteins:
- a CDS encoding DLW-39 family protein, protein MKRLLALAAVAAGVLAVAKKMQDEQAERDLWAEATDGVSEQAPAN, encoded by the coding sequence ATGAAGCGTCTGCTGGCACTGGCAGCTGTGGCGGCCGGAGTCCTGGCCGTCGCCAAGAAGATGCAGGACGAGCAGGCCGAGCGCGACCTGTGGGCCGAGGCGACTGACGGCGTCAGCGAGCAGGCCCCGGCCAACTGA
- a CDS encoding enoyl-CoA hydratase/isomerase family protein, whose amino-acid sequence MTNDQPRGVRTEVHGSVLHIILDRPEAANAFDIPAALALREALDEAQDERHRAVLLTGAGARFCAGGDVASFMAAAEGERSAYLHELATMLEAQLRRLADLAKPVVTAVQGAVAGAGLAFVLNSDIVVAARSTKFVWAYAGVGLTPDCGVSYLLPRVIGLQRALDMAIGGTMLSAQTAQEWGLVARVADDERAQTIARDLVQTLAEGPTGAHGHAGRLLRQAFEVDRDTHAADEAATIAARVNTPEAAALIEQFSARSRTPGKGPAREA is encoded by the coding sequence ATGACCAACGACCAGCCCCGGGGTGTGCGCACCGAGGTGCACGGCTCCGTGCTGCACATCATCCTGGACCGCCCCGAGGCGGCCAACGCCTTCGACATTCCCGCGGCCCTGGCGCTGCGGGAGGCGCTCGACGAGGCGCAGGACGAGCGGCACCGCGCGGTGCTGCTGACCGGCGCGGGTGCCCGCTTCTGTGCGGGTGGGGACGTCGCCTCCTTCATGGCCGCTGCGGAGGGTGAGCGATCGGCATACCTGCATGAGCTGGCGACCATGCTGGAGGCGCAGCTGCGTCGTCTCGCCGACCTGGCCAAGCCCGTCGTCACGGCCGTGCAGGGAGCGGTCGCCGGTGCCGGGCTGGCGTTCGTGCTCAACTCAGACATCGTGGTCGCCGCCCGCTCGACCAAGTTTGTGTGGGCGTATGCCGGGGTCGGCCTGACCCCCGACTGCGGGGTGTCCTATCTGCTGCCGCGGGTCATCGGCCTGCAGCGGGCACTGGACATGGCGATCGGCGGCACGATGCTTTCAGCGCAGACCGCGCAGGAGTGGGGCCTGGTGGCCCGGGTGGCCGACGATGAGCGGGCTCAGACCATCGCGCGTGACCTCGTCCAGACTCTGGCTGAGGGCCCAACGGGCGCTCACGGCCACGCCGGTCGGCTGCTGCGCCAGGCCTTTGAGGTGGATCGGGACACGCACGCCGCGGATGAGGCGGCCACCATCGCGGCGCGGGTCAACACTCCCGAGGCCGCGGCCCTGATCGAGCAGTTCTCGGCACGCTCACGGACCCCGGGAAAGGGACCTGCGAGGGAGGCGTGA
- a CDS encoding fatty acyl-CoA synthetase, whose protein sequence is MSLLTRSSTVDGILRRSAARYTGSTALIFGDRTWSYQDLDDAVSRVAAHLLGLGLTAGDRVAALGRNSDAYLIGFLACARAGLIHVPLNYNLLGGELDYLLTQSGSTALLLDPALETSLAGIPEATLAGLAHRVPLRDAEGSVISVATEGAVPVVDVEVADDDLVQLLYTSGTTSRPKGAMMSHRALVHEYLSCIVELDLATDDNPLHVMPLYHSAQMHVFLLPWLAIGATNTVLEVPDPAEVLRRIEQDGHRAFFAAPTLWVAVANHGDFAASDLSGLRKAYYGASIMPGPVLKRLLDKAPECGFYNCFGQSEVAPLTCVLRPEDHATRPDSAGRPVLFVESRVVDAQAQEVPVGQSGEIVYRSPQLCDGYWDNEEATAEAFADGWFHSGDLVRVDEEGYIFVVDRIKDVINTGGVLVASREVEDALYTHPAVAEVAVVGVPDEKWVEAIAAFVVRKADVDEAGLIEHVRGQLAAFKVPKQVTFIDDLPRNASGKILKRELRDG, encoded by the coding sequence ATGTCACTGCTCACCCGCTCCAGCACCGTTGACGGGATCCTGCGGCGCAGCGCCGCGCGCTACACAGGCAGCACTGCGCTCATCTTCGGGGACCGGACCTGGAGCTATCAGGACCTCGACGACGCAGTCAGCCGGGTGGCTGCCCACCTGCTGGGGCTCGGCCTGACCGCCGGTGACCGCGTGGCAGCGCTGGGACGCAACAGCGACGCCTACCTGATCGGGTTCCTGGCGTGCGCCCGAGCCGGCCTGATCCACGTCCCGCTGAACTACAACCTGCTCGGCGGCGAGCTAGACTACCTGCTCACGCAGTCCGGGAGCACCGCGCTGCTGCTCGACCCCGCCCTCGAGACCTCACTCGCCGGCATACCGGAGGCGACCCTGGCCGGCCTGGCCCACCGGGTGCCCCTGCGCGACGCCGAGGGGTCGGTCATCTCGGTCGCGACCGAGGGGGCGGTGCCGGTGGTCGACGTGGAGGTGGCGGACGACGACCTCGTGCAGCTGCTTTACACGTCGGGCACGACCTCCCGGCCCAAGGGGGCCATGATGAGTCACCGGGCGCTCGTCCACGAGTACCTGTCCTGCATCGTCGAGCTCGACCTGGCCACCGACGACAACCCGCTGCATGTCATGCCGCTCTATCACTCGGCCCAGATGCACGTCTTCCTCCTGCCGTGGTTGGCCATCGGCGCGACCAACACGGTGCTGGAGGTGCCGGATCCGGCCGAGGTGCTGCGGCGGATCGAGCAGGACGGTCACCGGGCCTTCTTCGCAGCTCCCACGCTCTGGGTTGCGGTGGCCAATCACGGCGACTTTGCGGCGAGCGACCTGTCGGGCCTTCGCAAGGCCTACTACGGCGCGTCGATCATGCCGGGCCCGGTGTTGAAGCGGCTGCTGGACAAGGCGCCCGAGTGCGGCTTCTACAACTGTTTCGGCCAGTCCGAGGTGGCCCCGCTGACCTGCGTGCTGCGCCCCGAGGACCATGCGACGCGACCCGACTCGGCGGGTCGTCCGGTGCTCTTCGTCGAGTCCCGGGTGGTCGACGCCCAGGCGCAGGAGGTGCCGGTCGGACAGAGCGGGGAGATCGTCTACCGGTCACCGCAGCTGTGTGACGGCTACTGGGACAACGAGGAGGCCACCGCCGAGGCCTTCGCCGACGGGTGGTTCCACTCCGGGGACCTGGTCCGGGTCGACGAGGAGGGCTACATCTTCGTCGTCGATCGCATCAAGGACGTGATCAACACCGGTGGCGTCCTGGTGGCCTCCCGCGAGGTCGAGGACGCCCTTTACACCCATCCCGCGGTGGCCGAGGTCGCGGTGGTGGGAGTGCCCGACGAGAAGTGGGTCGAGGCGATCGCCGCCTTCGTGGTGCGCAAGGCGGACGTCGACGAGGCGGGCCTGATCGAGCACGTCCGCGGCCAGCTCGCGGCGTTCAAGGTGCCCAAGCAGGTCACCTTCATCGACGATCTGCCCCGCAACGCCTCGGGCAAGATCCTCAAGAGAGAGCTGCGTGACGGCTGA
- a CDS encoding XRE family transcriptional regulator, which produces MLSDTAEDLASFATTLREAIDQRGLGLGRIVARLEEAGTPVSAATLSYWQSGRSRPGRRSSLDCVSTLEQILELAPGHLVGQLGRPAVRGRNPQPPTWSELWNEVPAVVSAFEQITSSVDDHLTRVSYHDRVQVGPDHTERSTWTRQIMRSERDGVDRFVAMYGNDDPRSPLPQARALQRCEILRTTSEAGSGVVVVEMMLPRPLRRGEFVTVEYEFVQSAPYPPAHRYERRRRGANRQYVLEVLFDGQELPARCERYSQVVDGEEESEELYLDPDHGLLLVELDGRPGVVGARWDWPEGAA; this is translated from the coding sequence GTGTTGTCCGACACCGCTGAGGATCTGGCCTCGTTTGCCACCACACTGCGCGAGGCGATCGATCAGCGAGGCCTGGGGCTAGGGCGCATCGTGGCCCGCCTGGAAGAGGCAGGGACCCCGGTCAGTGCGGCGACCCTCAGCTATTGGCAGTCCGGCCGGTCGCGACCTGGCCGACGCAGTTCGCTGGACTGTGTGAGCACTCTCGAGCAGATCCTCGAGCTGGCGCCAGGTCACCTGGTCGGGCAGCTCGGGCGTCCGGCCGTCCGGGGACGCAACCCGCAACCACCGACCTGGAGCGAACTGTGGAACGAGGTGCCCGCGGTCGTCTCCGCCTTCGAGCAGATCACCAGCAGCGTCGATGACCACCTGACCAGGGTCAGCTATCACGACCGGGTGCAGGTGGGTCCAGACCACACCGAGCGGAGCACCTGGACCCGCCAGATCATGCGCAGCGAGCGCGACGGGGTCGACCGGTTTGTGGCGATGTACGGCAACGACGACCCGCGCAGCCCCCTGCCGCAGGCGCGTGCCCTGCAACGCTGCGAGATCCTCCGGACCACGAGCGAAGCGGGCAGCGGGGTGGTCGTCGTGGAGATGATGCTCCCCCGGCCGCTGCGTCGTGGAGAGTTCGTCACGGTCGAGTACGAGTTCGTCCAGTCGGCTCCCTACCCGCCCGCCCACCGCTATGAACGGCGGCGGCGAGGAGCCAACCGACAGTACGTCCTGGAGGTGCTCTTCGACGGCCAGGAGCTGCCCGCCCGGTGTGAGCGGTACTCCCAGGTGGTGGATGGGGAGGAGGAGTCCGAGGAGCTCTATCTGGACCCCGACCACGGGCTGCTGCTGGTCGAGCTCGACGGCCGGCCGGGTGTCGTCGGAGCCCGTTGGGACTGGCCTGAAGGCGCCGCCTGA
- a CDS encoding S8 family peptidase produces MSKSFMRRAGVLAASAMVALVPLGAAAAGDSGDRSAPPDRASSLEGSRSTTAPLIVPDGTPIKDRYIVVLDKDASSATLAATQRASTADGARVLQTYDTVLTGFTVEASKRTLADLRQDPNVAYIEQDATVSLAASGTESNATWGLDRVDQRDRPLNGSFSYAASGEGVTAYVLDTGIRTAHSEFSGRASAGYSAINDGRGAQDCNGHGTHVAGTIGGERYGVAQDVDLVAVRVLDCAGSGSYSGIIAGIDWVTGNASGPAVANMSLGGGNSSALDQAVRTSINSGVTYVVAAGNDSANACNGSPNRVAEALTVGSSTSSDARSSFSNYGSCVDLFAPGSSITSAWHTSNSATNSISGTSMAAPHVAGAAALYLEDNPSASPSSVNAAVVSNATPNRLTGIGTGSPNLLLHTTFGASNPGPDPDPDPAPGCDLSQSESGTLSGSGAYRYHPGSSGSYYSGSGTHVGCLSGPTGADFDLYLEKWNGSSWVRVASSLSTGSQEQVTYAGTAGYYSWAVHSYRGSGSYTFALDRP; encoded by the coding sequence ATGTCGAAATCATTCATGCGACGGGCTGGCGTGCTGGCCGCCAGTGCGATGGTGGCGCTGGTCCCCCTGGGTGCCGCGGCGGCTGGAGACTCCGGAGACCGGAGTGCCCCGCCGGACCGGGCCAGTTCTCTGGAGGGCTCGCGCTCCACAACGGCACCCCTGATCGTGCCTGACGGGACCCCCATCAAGGACCGTTACATCGTCGTGCTGGACAAGGACGCATCCTCGGCGACCCTCGCCGCCACCCAGCGCGCCAGCACGGCCGACGGTGCCCGGGTGCTGCAGACCTATGACACCGTCCTGACCGGCTTCACGGTCGAGGCCTCGAAGCGGACCCTGGCCGACCTGCGCCAGGACCCCAACGTGGCCTACATCGAGCAGGATGCCACCGTCTCGCTCGCCGCTTCCGGCACCGAGTCCAACGCGACCTGGGGCCTGGACCGCGTCGACCAGCGGGACCGCCCGCTGAACGGCAGCTTCAGCTACGCCGCCAGCGGCGAGGGCGTGACGGCATACGTCCTGGACACCGGCATCCGCACAGCGCACTCCGAGTTCTCCGGCCGCGCGAGCGCGGGCTACTCCGCCATCAACGACGGGCGTGGCGCACAGGACTGCAACGGCCACGGAACGCACGTGGCCGGCACGATCGGCGGGGAGCGCTATGGCGTCGCCCAGGACGTCGATCTGGTGGCTGTGCGGGTCCTGGACTGCGCCGGCTCGGGGTCCTACTCGGGCATCATCGCCGGCATCGACTGGGTGACCGGCAACGCCTCAGGTCCCGCGGTCGCCAACATGAGCCTCGGTGGTGGCAACTCCAGCGCCCTGGATCAGGCCGTGCGCACCTCGATCAACTCGGGCGTCACCTACGTCGTGGCAGCGGGCAATGACAGCGCCAACGCGTGCAACGGGTCCCCGAACCGAGTGGCCGAGGCGCTGACGGTCGGCTCGAGCACCAGCAGCGATGCCCGGTCCTCCTTCTCCAACTACGGCAGCTGCGTCGATCTGTTTGCCCCCGGCTCGAGCATCACCTCGGCCTGGCACACCAGCAACAGCGCGACCAACAGCATCAGCGGGACCTCGATGGCCGCGCCGCACGTCGCCGGCGCCGCCGCGCTCTATCTGGAGGACAACCCGTCCGCCTCGCCGAGCAGCGTCAACGCCGCCGTGGTGAGCAACGCCACCCCCAACCGGCTCACCGGCATCGGGACCGGCTCGCCCAACCTGTTGCTGCACACCACCTTTGGCGCCTCGAACCCGGGCCCGGATCCCGACCCGGACCCCGCACCCGGCTGTGACCTGTCGCAGAGCGAGTCGGGCACCCTGTCCGGCTCCGGCGCCTACCGCTACCACCCCGGCAGCAGCGGCAGCTACTACAGCGGCTCCGGCACCCACGTCGGCTGCCTGTCCGGGCCGACCGGTGCTGACTTCGACCTCTACCTGGAGAAGTGGAACGGCTCCTCCTGGGTGCGGGTCGCCTCGAGCCTGAGCACCGGCTCGCAGGAGCAGGTCACCTACGCAGGCACCGCGGGCTACTACTCGTGGGCAGTGCACTCCTACCGCGGCTCCGGCAGCTACACCTTCGCCCTCGACCGACCCTGA
- a CDS encoding flavin reductase family protein: MPDGPARSTPRAVFRPGDEGVNAYQLLTSVVLPRPIAWVSTLGADGVGNLAPHSFFSVASAVPQVVSFTSVGHKDTLANVLATGEFVVNIVTAAQLEQCNGTSAEVAASVDEAALLGIAMEASRTVRPLRVAGSPASVECCLHSTVPVGDSVVVLGLVQAITVQEQVLRAGRVDARALDPLSRLGGHEWGTLGQIHSVRRPRPEDVLPT; the protein is encoded by the coding sequence ATGCCGGACGGGCCAGCCAGGTCGACGCCGCGGGCGGTCTTTCGACCCGGTGACGAGGGAGTCAACGCCTATCAATTGCTGACCTCGGTGGTGCTTCCGCGACCGATCGCGTGGGTCTCCACACTCGGTGCGGACGGGGTCGGCAATCTCGCGCCGCACTCGTTCTTCTCGGTGGCCTCCGCGGTCCCGCAGGTGGTCTCGTTCACGTCCGTGGGGCACAAGGACACGCTGGCCAACGTGCTCGCCACCGGCGAGTTTGTCGTCAACATCGTGACGGCTGCCCAGCTTGAGCAGTGCAACGGGACGAGCGCCGAGGTGGCGGCCTCCGTCGATGAGGCGGCCCTGCTCGGGATCGCGATGGAGGCGAGCAGGACCGTGCGTCCGCTGCGCGTCGCAGGATCCCCCGCGTCGGTCGAGTGCTGCCTGCACTCGACCGTGCCGGTCGGTGACAGCGTCGTGGTCCTGGGCCTCGTGCAGGCGATCACCGTGCAGGAGCAGGTGCTGCGCGCGGGCCGCGTGGACGCCCGAGCCCTCGACCCACTGAGCCGGTTGGGCGGGCACGAGTGGGGCACTCTCGGGCAGATCCACTCCGTGCGTCGGCCCCGCCCGGAGGACGTCCTGCCGACCTGA
- a CDS encoding NYN domain-containing protein, with amino-acid sequence MDDHTQPTSYLLVDGENIDATLGTSILNRRPEPHERPRWDRLMQFTRETWGGSPRGLFFLNASSGMPMSFIQALKALGYLPVPLSGPADEKIVDIAIQRTLQAMADRDGDVMLVSHDGDFLEDLEPLLGTDRRVAVVAFAEFRNGGFNRLLEQGLEAYDLEHDVRAFTSPLPRIRIIPIDDFDPTQFL; translated from the coding sequence GTGGACGACCACACCCAGCCCACGTCATACCTGCTGGTGGACGGTGAGAACATCGACGCCACCCTCGGCACCTCGATCCTCAACCGCCGACCGGAGCCGCACGAGCGGCCGCGCTGGGACCGGCTGATGCAGTTCACCCGCGAGACATGGGGAGGCTCACCGCGCGGCCTGTTCTTCCTCAACGCCTCCTCGGGCATGCCGATGTCCTTCATCCAGGCGCTGAAGGCCCTCGGCTATCTGCCGGTGCCGCTGTCCGGTCCGGCGGACGAAAAGATCGTGGACATCGCGATCCAGCGCACCCTGCAGGCGATGGCCGACCGCGACGGCGACGTGATGCTCGTCAGCCACGACGGTGACTTCCTCGAAGATCTCGAGCCGCTGCTCGGGACCGACCGCCGGGTGGCCGTCGTCGCCTTCGCCGAGTTCCGCAACGGTGGGTTCAACCGCCTGCTGGAGCAGGGTCTGGAGGCCTATGACCTGGAGCACGACGTGCGGGCCTTCACCTCGCCGCTGCCGCGCATCCGGATCATCCCGATCGACGACTTCGACCCGACCCAGTTCCTCTAG
- a CDS encoding alpha/beta hydrolase, translated as MSISLPSQPLRGTTRGTLAINEFRRLAHHDESTVDAFLHDRQVPIVEGSKCTFLFRGEADEVHLLHRIVNQSQRVPLRRIAGTSLWYVIIELPYGSRVEYQLQLRRGDHTVQGNDPLNPLVAHSPVGSSSVCQAVGYVTPEWTQHDPQARPGELLDLPLTSKALRRETHSRVYLPARFRRSTRYPLLIVHDGDDYLNYSSMKTVLDNLIHRLDMAETIVVFSNPGDRMREYPNYAPHARHLVTELIPHLEEHYPIMRRRQGRALMGASFGAVASMSTAYRNQAMFGSLLLQSGSFVFTDIGDDHGGGPAFDPVVKFMNRYRSRPRKVADRLFVSCGVYEPLIVPNRSMVPVWESTGSTVRYVEARDGHSWENWRDRLRDGLSWTFPGPQKFVYE; from the coding sequence ATGAGCATCTCCCTGCCCAGTCAGCCGTTGCGCGGCACCACCCGGGGCACGTTGGCGATCAACGAGTTCCGGCGGCTCGCGCACCACGACGAGAGCACGGTCGACGCCTTCCTCCATGACCGGCAGGTGCCGATCGTGGAGGGGTCCAAGTGCACCTTCTTGTTCCGCGGCGAGGCCGACGAGGTGCACCTGCTGCACCGCATCGTCAACCAGTCGCAGCGGGTGCCACTGCGGCGCATCGCCGGGACCAGCCTCTGGTACGTCATCATCGAGCTGCCCTACGGCTCCCGGGTGGAGTATCAGCTGCAGCTGCGCCGGGGCGATCACACGGTGCAGGGCAACGACCCCCTCAACCCTCTGGTCGCGCACAGTCCGGTCGGCTCGTCGTCGGTGTGCCAGGCGGTCGGCTATGTCACCCCGGAGTGGACCCAGCACGACCCGCAGGCGCGCCCCGGGGAGCTGCTCGACCTGCCGCTGACGTCCAAGGCCCTGCGCCGCGAGACCCACAGCCGGGTCTATCTGCCCGCCAGGTTCCGCCGGAGCACCCGGTATCCGCTGCTGATCGTGCACGACGGCGATGACTACCTCAACTACTCCTCCATGAAGACGGTGCTCGACAACCTGATCCACCGCCTGGACATGGCCGAGACGATCGTCGTCTTCTCCAACCCCGGCGACCGGATGCGTGAGTACCCGAACTACGCCCCCCACGCCCGCCACCTGGTGACCGAGCTGATCCCGCACCTCGAGGAGCACTACCCCATCATGCGCCGCCGGCAGGGACGCGCCCTGATGGGGGCCAGCTTTGGTGCCGTGGCCTCGATGAGCACGGCCTACCGCAACCAGGCCATGTTCGGATCCCTTCTGCTGCAGTCGGGTTCCTTCGTCTTCACCGACATCGGGGACGACCACGGCGGCGGTCCGGCCTTTGACCCGGTCGTCAAGTTCATGAACCGCTATCGCTCCCGGCCGCGCAAGGTCGCCGACCGGCTCTTCGTCTCCTGTGGCGTCTATGAGCCACTCATCGTGCCGAACCGCTCCATGGTGCCGGTGTGGGAGAGCACGGGGAGTACTGTGCGATACGTCGAGGCGCGGGACGGGCACAGTTGGGAGAACTGGCGCGACCGGCTCCGCGACGGATTGTCCTGGACCTTTCCGGGACCTCAGAAATTTGTCTATGAATAG
- a CDS encoding ATP-grasp domain-containing protein: MNIVFVEPHFPRNQREFVRALAEAGANVLGVGETPAEYLDSELKSWMRHYEQVGSVTNVEAMTQVVRRLQGMVWVDRMEATIESHTMPAAIVREATGIPGTSVHTTWLCRDKPSMKEALRQVGVPTAASTAASSLDEVRAFAERVGYPLILKPRDGAGAAGTSKVTDASEMESALARFGPGTSSIAVEEFVEGHEGFYDTISINGQVGVDFACHYYPNVLEAMRTRWISPVYISTNRIDGGGLYDEIRAMGQKVISALGIGTSATHMEWFHGPKGLKFSEIGARPPGVGCYDLYSAGNDVDTYRVWADAIVHGQVFQHPSRSHSAGIIALRPDRDGVITGYSGLEDVENRLGRWIVDAHLPGAGTPTQPIEAGYMANAYIRLRHPDYDVLRSMMTSVGEAVQVHAG; this comes from the coding sequence GTGAACATCGTCTTCGTGGAGCCACACTTCCCACGCAACCAGCGCGAGTTCGTCAGAGCGCTAGCCGAGGCCGGCGCGAACGTCCTCGGGGTCGGTGAGACACCCGCCGAATATCTCGACAGCGAGCTCAAGTCGTGGATGCGCCACTACGAGCAGGTCGGCTCGGTGACCAACGTCGAGGCGATGACCCAGGTGGTGCGCAGGCTGCAGGGCATGGTCTGGGTGGACCGGATGGAGGCGACCATCGAGTCGCACACCATGCCGGCCGCCATCGTGCGTGAGGCCACCGGCATCCCCGGCACCTCGGTCCACACCACCTGGCTGTGCCGCGACAAGCCGTCCATGAAGGAGGCCCTGCGTCAGGTCGGGGTGCCCACCGCGGCCTCGACGGCCGCCTCGTCCCTCGACGAGGTCCGGGCCTTCGCCGAGCGGGTGGGCTATCCCCTGATCCTCAAGCCGCGCGACGGTGCCGGAGCGGCGGGCACCAGCAAGGTGACGGACGCCTCGGAGATGGAGTCGGCGCTGGCCCGGTTCGGTCCCGGCACCAGCTCGATCGCCGTCGAGGAGTTCGTCGAGGGACACGAGGGGTTTTACGACACCATCAGCATCAACGGTCAGGTCGGTGTGGACTTCGCGTGCCACTACTATCCGAACGTGCTCGAGGCGATGCGCACCCGCTGGATCTCCCCGGTCTATATCTCCACCAACCGGATCGACGGCGGGGGGCTCTATGACGAGATCCGCGCCATGGGCCAGAAGGTGATCTCCGCCCTGGGCATCGGCACGTCCGCCACCCACATGGAGTGGTTCCACGGCCCCAAGGGGCTGAAGTTCAGCGAGATCGGCGCACGCCCACCCGGCGTCGGGTGCTACGACCTCTACTCCGCCGGCAACGACGTCGACACCTACCGCGTCTGGGCCGATGCGATCGTGCACGGCCAGGTCTTCCAGCACCCCAGCCGCAGCCACTCCGCCGGCATCATCGCCCTGCGACCCGACCGGGACGGGGTGATCACCGGCTACAGCGGCCTGGAGGACGTGGAGAACCGCCTGGGCCGGTGGATCGTCGACGCGCACCTGCCGGGTGCCGGCACACCAACCCAGCCGATCGAGGCGGGCTACATGGCCAATGCCTACATCCGGCTGCGGCACCCCGACTATGACGTGCTGCGCTCGATGATGACCAGTGTGGGCGAAGCCGTCCAGGTCCATGCCGGCTGA
- a CDS encoding DUF6986 family protein, protein MDLLGPLTAELDELLADADAALARHYPGERAGRQPVHTLYLPADRFQAGSVADLGAQASQVLAEHEQDFLTVIDGDEDLLARVRAKIETEPIEDLRIDFEDGYGTRPDEEEDAAAQAGGRALATLLGQDPPPFTGIRIRSFEPESRARGVRTLLLFLEALGQVPDGFVVTLPKVTAIEQVAGLAHACQRLEAHLGGRLQFEVQVETPQSVLGADGRVLLAPIVTAAEGRLTGFHYGTYDYSAACGIAAGQQSLDHPAADHAKAVMQVAAAGTGVRLSDGSTNRLPVGDHLVPGWQEHLRLIRRSLERGFYQGWDLHPAQLPTRYAATYRFFRDGFPAAAQRLHTYVSRQESAILDEPATARALSDFVARGLDCGALEESEVVTATGLQIGTLWAMARRPREGERA, encoded by the coding sequence ATGGACCTGCTGGGCCCGCTCACTGCTGAGTTGGACGAGTTGCTGGCCGACGCCGACGCGGCGCTGGCGCGGCACTACCCGGGTGAGCGCGCCGGGCGACAACCGGTGCACACCCTCTATCTGCCGGCGGACCGTTTCCAGGCCGGGTCCGTCGCTGATCTGGGCGCCCAGGCCAGCCAGGTGCTGGCTGAGCACGAGCAGGACTTCCTGACCGTCATCGACGGGGACGAGGACCTGCTCGCCAGGGTGCGCGCCAAGATCGAGACCGAGCCGATCGAGGACCTGCGGATCGACTTCGAGGACGGCTACGGCACCCGTCCGGACGAGGAGGAGGACGCGGCCGCGCAGGCGGGCGGCCGTGCCCTGGCGACCCTGCTGGGCCAGGACCCGCCACCGTTCACAGGCATCCGGATCCGCAGCTTCGAGCCGGAGTCGCGCGCTCGCGGCGTCCGCACGCTGCTGCTCTTTCTCGAGGCGCTGGGACAGGTGCCCGACGGTTTTGTGGTCACCCTGCCCAAGGTCACCGCGATCGAGCAGGTCGCGGGTCTGGCCCACGCCTGCCAGCGCCTCGAGGCCCACCTGGGCGGGCGCCTGCAGTTTGAGGTCCAGGTCGAGACACCGCAGTCCGTGCTCGGGGCCGACGGTCGGGTCCTGCTGGCGCCGATCGTCACCGCCGCCGAGGGCCGGTTGACCGGCTTCCACTACGGCACCTACGACTACAGCGCAGCCTGTGGGATCGCCGCCGGCCAGCAGTCCCTCGACCACCCCGCTGCCGACCACGCCAAGGCCGTGATGCAGGTCGCCGCCGCCGGCACCGGGGTCCGGCTCTCCGACGGCTCGACCAACCGGCTGCCCGTCGGGGACCACCTGGTGCCCGGCTGGCAGGAGCACCTGCGCCTGATCCGCCGGTCCCTGGAGCGCGGCTTCTATCAGGGCTGGGACCTGCACCCCGCCCAGCTGCCGACGCGGTATGCCGCGACCTACCGGTTCTTCCGCGACGGCTTCCCCGCCGCGGCGCAGCGGCTGCACACCTATGTCAGCCGCCAGGAGTCCGCAATCCTCGACGAGCCGGCGACCGCCCGCGCGTTGTCCGACTTCGTGGCCCGCGGCCTGGACTGCGGTGCCCTCGAAGAGTCCGAGGTGGTCACGGCCACCGGCCTGCAGATCGGGACGTTGTGGGCGATGGCCCGGCGCCCCAGGGAAGGAGAGCGAGCATGA
- the pucL gene encoding factor-independent urate hydroxylase: MSIRLGANRYGKSESRVVRIVRDTARHEIHDLNVSSWLRGDFEDAHVAGDQSAVLPTDSQKNTAFAYAKEHGVSSIEDYALALGRRLLEASPAATGALTRVEEYAWDRISVGDDARGHDHAFVRRGGDVRTTEVDRSRDSVQVVSGLTDLIVLKSTGSQFQGFLKDDYTTLPETDDRILATALTATWRWSGVDVDWNSTYAEVRATLLETFATTYSRALQETLWAMGRAVLESQPGIAEISFSAPNKHHLLVDLSPFGVANDGEVFIAADRPYGLIEATVTRDDE; encoded by the coding sequence ATGAGCATCCGGCTGGGAGCCAACCGCTATGGCAAGTCCGAGAGCAGGGTCGTGCGGATCGTGCGGGACACCGCCCGGCACGAGATCCACGACCTCAACGTCTCCAGCTGGCTGCGGGGTGACTTCGAGGACGCGCACGTGGCCGGAGACCAGTCCGCGGTGCTGCCGACCGACAGTCAGAAGAACACCGCCTTCGCCTATGCCAAGGAGCACGGTGTCTCCTCCATCGAGGACTACGCCCTGGCCCTGGGGCGGCGTTTGCTGGAGGCCTCACCCGCGGCGACGGGCGCCCTGACACGGGTCGAGGAGTATGCCTGGGACCGGATCAGCGTCGGGGACGACGCCCGGGGCCATGACCACGCCTTTGTCCGTCGCGGCGGTGACGTGCGCACCACCGAGGTCGACCGCTCCCGGGACAGCGTCCAGGTCGTCTCCGGGCTGACCGATCTGATCGTGCTGAAGTCCACCGGCTCGCAGTTCCAGGGCTTCCTCAAGGACGACTACACGACGCTGCCGGAGACCGACGACCGGATCCTGGCCACGGCGCTCACCGCGACCTGGCGCTGGTCGGGCGTGGATGTCGACTGGAACAGCACCTACGCCGAGGTCCGCGCGACCCTGCTCGAGACCTTCGCCACCACCTACAGCCGGGCCCTGCAGGAGACCCTGTGGGCGATGGGCCGCGCGGTGCTCGAGAGCCAGCCGGGCATCGCGGAGATCTCCTTCTCCGCCCCCAACAAGCACCACCTGCTCGTGGACCTCTCGCCCTTCGGGGTGGCCAACGACGGAGAGGTCTTCATCGCGGCCGACCGCCCCTACGGCCTCATCGAGGCCACCGTGACCCGGGATGACGAGTGA